Proteins encoded in a region of the Chitinophagales bacterium genome:
- a CDS encoding AAA family ATPase, with amino-acid sequence MKILQIKFENINSLKGKHEINFDQSPLCDAGLFAITGPTGSGKTTILDVISLALYNEIPRMGKISKSTIESSGSVITRNTDHAAASITYECKEGKFTSEWTISYNRNNNLRDYEMNIFNANGQSLGLKKSEIPAKNAALVGLEYEQFVRSILLAQGDFAQFLKSGEKERAKLLEKITGTFIYRKLGQLAYDKAKTLRKKTEEIDQQIKGTEEQLLSDEAFEEKEKGYELAKSELEKQKTKEKKLQKSIDLKEELEQLNSKKNKAELELTNNKNALEEFKNNEGLALEKHQKLAPFAEKLNKWKDSIEQKQKAKQRIDLIETEQQKSKDGQAQLLDKIDKLTGKKCNAENAIKTLKNLYEEYSELARDREELANQFSQIKKSLSKYELKEQLKSNVNEPAEFIKELISFKEKKQGEIEIANKNLSAHPFYQQEKLLVEIGGILSQIRNAELKIDHLKSAIDSNKNKQKRFQDELKTIPDSLKETKLISEKLEAEVQQLRTEKELKHLRASLEEHRQNLVNGEPCPLCGSEHHPWAENVEAPEFDNQKLRDKESAWENSKEKLAKLKTQKDNLEQLLSDLENEQNQLKKDFTAFEKQNISAREKLPPSLQKESPEKIEQQRDSFKQMQQNAEQIQKFITEADKMLPEAEDLQEILEKGKSKKEELEKLYSGSEPLHNLMESITHDWEEVRTSLAKLEHEKEQRENEKKQFNNLQIQLEKSLKPELQKLNYEQIEDAIKELLPYATEKHLNEKSQRLRDALAKTKNDLNHFKEQFKNKKAQDIEDTKEALKASLDSVSSEIEQLDEKSKNLYADLNRQKKNLEFIDRKKTEKAKIIGDGEKWLLLEQQIGDATGNKFSTFAQQLTLEQLILLANKRLEGLSKRYLLAMPVDQGDLVAVDRDMGDQERSVKTLSGGETFLISLALALALSDLASQNIQIESMFIDEGFGTLDPETLDLTLDVLEKLQANDNRMIGIISHVEALKERINTQIQLIPSGQGYSKLALVGA; translated from the coding sequence GTGAAAATACTTCAGATCAAATTTGAAAACATCAATTCCCTAAAGGGCAAACACGAAATCAATTTTGATCAGTCCCCGCTATGCGATGCCGGGCTATTCGCCATCACGGGACCAACGGGCAGCGGTAAAACCACCATTTTGGATGTGATCAGCTTGGCCCTGTACAATGAAATTCCCCGAATGGGCAAAATTTCAAAAAGCACGATAGAATCAAGCGGTTCTGTAATCACGCGCAATACAGACCATGCGGCTGCTTCGATTACCTACGAATGCAAGGAAGGAAAATTTACCAGTGAATGGACCATCAGCTATAATCGAAACAATAATTTGCGCGATTATGAAATGAATATTTTCAATGCCAATGGGCAATCATTGGGACTTAAGAAAAGTGAAATACCAGCTAAAAACGCTGCTTTGGTCGGGCTGGAATACGAGCAGTTTGTCCGCTCCATATTGCTTGCACAGGGAGATTTTGCACAGTTTTTAAAAAGCGGGGAAAAAGAACGCGCCAAATTGCTGGAAAAAATCACCGGCACTTTTATATACCGAAAGCTGGGACAATTGGCTTATGACAAAGCAAAAACCCTGCGTAAAAAAACAGAGGAAATAGATCAACAAATAAAGGGAACCGAAGAACAATTGCTTTCTGATGAAGCATTTGAAGAAAAAGAAAAAGGATATGAATTAGCAAAGTCGGAGTTGGAAAAACAGAAAACCAAAGAAAAAAAGCTGCAAAAATCCATTGACCTAAAAGAGGAATTGGAACAGTTGAACAGCAAAAAAAATAAGGCCGAACTTGAATTGACGAACAATAAAAATGCACTGGAGGAATTTAAAAACAATGAAGGTTTGGCGCTTGAAAAACATCAAAAACTTGCGCCATTCGCAGAGAAGTTGAACAAATGGAAAGACAGTATTGAGCAAAAACAAAAAGCAAAGCAAAGAATAGATCTAATCGAAACCGAACAGCAAAAATCGAAAGATGGGCAAGCGCAATTGCTCGATAAAATTGATAAACTAACGGGCAAGAAATGCAATGCTGAAAATGCTATAAAAACCCTGAAAAACCTGTATGAAGAATATTCCGAATTGGCTCGCGATAGAGAAGAATTGGCCAATCAATTTTCACAAATAAAAAAATCATTGTCGAAATATGAGCTAAAGGAACAATTGAAAAGCAATGTAAATGAACCCGCAGAATTTATTAAAGAGCTAATTTCATTCAAGGAAAAAAAGCAGGGAGAAATAGAAATTGCCAATAAAAATTTAAGTGCCCATCCTTTTTATCAGCAAGAAAAACTGCTCGTAGAAATAGGGGGTATTTTGTCACAAATTAGAAATGCCGAGCTAAAAATTGACCATTTAAAAAGTGCAATTGACAGTAATAAAAACAAACAAAAACGATTTCAGGATGAATTGAAAACCATTCCAGATTCATTAAAAGAAACCAAACTCATCAGTGAAAAATTAGAAGCTGAAGTTCAACAATTGAGAACGGAAAAAGAGCTAAAACATTTGCGCGCAAGCTTGGAAGAACATCGCCAAAACTTAGTAAATGGCGAGCCCTGTCCGCTTTGTGGATCTGAACATCACCCTTGGGCTGAAAATGTAGAGGCTCCGGAATTTGACAATCAAAAACTTAGGGATAAAGAAAGTGCCTGGGAAAATTCAAAAGAAAAGCTTGCAAAATTGAAAACGCAAAAGGACAACCTAGAGCAACTATTAAGCGATTTGGAAAATGAGCAAAACCAATTGAAAAAGGATTTTACAGCATTTGAAAAACAAAATATATCTGCAAGAGAAAAACTGCCTCCTTCACTACAGAAGGAAAGCCCTGAAAAAATAGAACAGCAGCGGGACTCCTTCAAACAAATGCAACAGAATGCCGAGCAAATTCAAAAATTTATAACTGAAGCGGATAAAATGTTGCCCGAAGCAGAAGATCTTCAAGAAATTTTAGAGAAAGGGAAAAGCAAAAAAGAAGAACTAGAAAAACTCTACAGTGGCTCTGAACCTCTTCATAATTTAATGGAATCGATTACCCATGATTGGGAGGAAGTCCGTACATCTTTAGCCAAATTAGAACACGAAAAGGAACAAAGGGAAAATGAGAAAAAGCAATTCAATAACCTGCAAATACAACTGGAAAAAAGCTTAAAACCAGAACTGCAAAAGTTGAATTACGAGCAGATAGAAGATGCAATCAAAGAGCTTTTGCCCTACGCTACCGAAAAACATTTGAATGAAAAATCCCAAAGATTAAGGGATGCACTTGCTAAAACCAAAAATGACCTAAACCATTTTAAAGAGCAATTCAAGAATAAGAAAGCGCAAGATATTGAAGACACAAAAGAAGCGCTAAAAGCAAGCCTAGATAGTGTTTCTAGTGAAATTGAACAATTGGATGAGAAAAGCAAAAACCTATATGCAGATTTAAATAGGCAAAAAAAGAACTTGGAGTTTATTGACCGGAAAAAAACTGAAAAAGCAAAAATAATTGGAGATGGTGAAAAATGGCTATTGCTGGAACAACAGATTGGGGATGCCACTGGAAATAAATTCAGCACTTTTGCACAGCAGCTTACTCTTGAACAATTGATATTGCTGGCCAATAAACGCTTAGAAGGTCTGTCGAAACGCTATCTGTTGGCGATGCCCGTAGATCAGGGCGATTTGGTAGCCGTAGATCGTGATATGGGCGATCAGGAAAGATCGGTAAAAACTTTGAGTGGCGGGGAAACTTTTCTGATCAGTCTAGCGCTGGCCTTGGCCTTGTCTGATCTTGCATCGCAGAACATCCAAATTGAAAGTATGTTCATTGACGAGGGTTTCGGAACACTCGATCCGGAAACACTGGATCTTACGCTTGATGTATTGGAAAAACTACAAGCCAACGACAATAGGATGATAGGTATTATTTCGCATGTAGAAGCACTGAAAGAGCGCATCAACACCCAAATTCAACTGATACCAAGTGGACAGGGTTACAGTAAGCTTGCATTGGTGGGGGCTTAG
- the sbcD gene encoding exonuclease subunit SbcD yields the protein MKILHTSDWHLGKRLYQKELQEDHHLFFNWLVDTIKAENTDVVLVSGDIFDLANPSSEARKLYYNALKKISATGAQIVLTGGNHDSPAMLNAPRELLQALNITVVGELPENYSELIVPLGSETKPQVAVAAIPFIRDNELRRLAPGQSYEEREKAVREGIQEIFKESLASLKAQFPNAVPIAMGHLFAHGASTSDSERDIQVGNLAGFEASAFPSDFQYIALGHIHKPQSAGAEHILYSGSPIPLSFSEKADQKRILSIVIENENSKIESIPVPQWRQLIRFSGSLEKIKSALANFKNSTQLPAFIEVEMQEKTRNPSEIIALEKLVEDFNKSETNASIVKYFISISGQQKSGSQLFKQQQIEALKPGEVFSKWVEEAKVDQRTKKLLHEAFDEILQEYYQNEEA from the coding sequence TTGAAAATCCTCCACACCTCCGATTGGCACCTGGGCAAGCGGCTTTATCAAAAAGAACTTCAGGAAGACCACCATCTTTTTTTCAATTGGCTGGTAGATACCATCAAAGCGGAAAACACAGATGTAGTATTGGTTTCGGGAGATATTTTTGATCTGGCAAACCCCTCTTCCGAGGCGAGAAAACTTTACTACAATGCTTTAAAAAAAATTTCTGCCACTGGCGCACAAATAGTACTTACGGGCGGCAATCACGATTCACCCGCCATGCTAAATGCTCCGCGTGAATTACTGCAGGCATTGAACATTACTGTCGTGGGGGAATTGCCTGAAAATTACTCTGAATTAATTGTCCCCTTAGGTTCTGAAACCAAGCCCCAAGTTGCCGTAGCTGCCATTCCTTTCATTCGCGACAATGAACTCCGCAGACTTGCCCCCGGTCAGTCTTATGAAGAGCGTGAAAAGGCCGTACGCGAAGGCATTCAGGAAATTTTCAAAGAATCTTTGGCATCGCTAAAAGCTCAATTTCCCAATGCAGTGCCAATAGCGATGGGGCATTTATTTGCACATGGCGCATCTACCAGCGATAGCGAGCGAGATATACAGGTGGGTAATTTGGCAGGTTTTGAAGCTTCGGCATTTCCAAGCGATTTTCAATACATCGCCCTGGGACATATTCACAAGCCGCAAAGTGCAGGAGCAGAACATATTCTCTACTCCGGTTCGCCCATTCCCTTGTCTTTTAGTGAAAAAGCGGATCAAAAGCGCATTTTAAGCATTGTAATTGAAAATGAAAACTCAAAGATCGAATCCATTCCAGTTCCGCAATGGCGGCAATTAATACGCTTTTCAGGCAGTCTGGAAAAAATTAAATCGGCTCTTGCAAATTTTAAAAACAGCACTCAACTGCCAGCTTTCATTGAAGTGGAAATGCAAGAAAAAACCAGAAATCCTTCTGAAATTATAGCACTGGAAAAACTTGTGGAAGATTTCAATAAATCAGAAACAAACGCATCGATTGTAAAGTATTTTATATCCATCAGTGGACAGCAAAAATCGGGCTCGCAACTTTTTAAGCAGCAACAAATTGAAGCATTAAAACCCGGAGAAGTATTTAGCAAATGGGTAGAAGAAGCGAAAGTAGATCAGCGCACGAAAAAGCTTTTGCACGAAGCTTTTGACGAAATATTACAGGAATATTACCAAAATGAAGAGGCGTGA